CGACAAACACGACATGAGCGAGAAAAATATTTTTACGACTTTGGGAGCTCCTAATCACATTTACCCGCCGGATTTGAAGACTATATCTGAATCATTCTTCAAGGCCAGCGCGTCAAAATGGGCAGATAAAAAAGTTGTCGGACTTGTAATCGGAGGCAATGACTCGAACTATAAAATTACGCCTGAATGGATAGAAGATATTTTGTCGCCGTTAAGGTATATTGACGGGATAAAAATTTTTATTACAACATCGAGGCGCACAGGAACGGCAGCAGATAACGCAGTAGAAAAAGTTTTCGGCGGTCATGATTCAGTCGCTCACATGCACATAATGTCGAAAAATATTCACTTGAATTTATTGACGGCCATTTTAGGAGAAGCCACGCACGTTTTTGTAACGGAGGACTCTATTTCTATGGTCTCAGAAGTTATTACAGCGGGATTCAAGGCGGGTTTAATTCGTCTTCCGCGCACTACAGGAATCGTAAAAAAATTTTTCGGAGGAGGGACTCGCAGGTTTGATGAAACTTTTGATGAAATGATTAGACGCGGATTAGTGCAGGATTTAGGAGAGATTCCAAATTTTGATGAATTTCTTGCATTGCCTGAACAGCGGCATAATATAGACTTCAACGAGGCAAGACGGGCGGCGGAGTGGATTTTATCGCAGTCATGAAAATTTTGTATATAATTCCGGGATTTGACGAGGGTGGCGCAGAATTTCATTTATTGAATCTCATTCGCGAGCTTGCAGACATACACGAAATTTTTTTA
The Synergistaceae bacterium genome window above contains:
- a CDS encoding mitochondrial fission ELM1 family protein translates to MPKIERVVVLSDGIRGHFHQSVGVANWLKRLAGVDVEPIINVPVLKGLRKMIHMKYLVHTFTSHINDKSYLLNWIRAAGLKIKKFPPNTLFISAGGQAAPYCFAYARATGNKCAVIMTPSILGTHPFDYAIIPTHDKHDMSEKNIFTTLGAPNHIYPPDLKTISESFFKASASKWADKKVVGLVIGGNDSNYKITPEWIEDILSPLRYIDGIKIFITTSRRTGTAADNAVEKVFGGHDSVAHMHIMSKNIHLNLLTAILGEATHVFVTEDSISMVSEVITAGFKAGLIRLPRTTGIVKKFFGGGTRRFDETFDEMIRRGLVQDLGEIPNFDEFLALPEQRHNIDFNEARRAAEWILSQS